Proteins from a single region of Macrotis lagotis isolate mMagLag1 chromosome 2, bilby.v1.9.chrom.fasta, whole genome shotgun sequence:
- the DUS1L gene encoding tRNA-dihydrouridine(16/17) synthase [NAD(P)(+)]-like isoform X1, producing the protein MRRALAPAHPRDPPEEGCRPHGISLGSLEKMPKLQGFEFWRHTLQGANYVVAPMVDQSELAWRLLSRRHGAQLCYTPMLHAQVFVRDANYRKENLYCDVCPEDRPLIVQFCANDPEVFVKAALLAQDYCDAIDLNLGCPQMIAKRGHYGAFLQEEWDLLQRMILLAHEKLSVPVTCKIRVFPEIDKTVKYAQLLEKAGCQLLTVHGRTKEQKGPLSGIASWEHIKAVRKAVNIPVFANGNIQYLHDVEKCIQETGVHGVMSAEGNLHNPALFEGRNPLVWEMAEEYLEIVQQHPCPLSYVRAHLFKLWHHTLQIHQQLREELAKVKTLEGIADVSRELKLRCQEEMASQKEGEKPKGGLPFFHWICQPYVRPGPKEVSKENGSTDRSTRGKRALEEEEEDGSSDFLSKNKQKKKLRNPNKNFDPSLKPKYAKCDQCGNPKGNKCVFNLCRGCCKKRAFKETADCPGHGLLFKTKSEKSLAWKGGRPSLQEPQSRDPGMKEPGGFPKAVGSVG; encoded by the exons ATGCGTCGGGCTTTGGCCCCGGCCCATCCCAGGGACCCGCCCGAGGAAGGTTGTCGGCCCCATGGGATTTCACTTGGCag TCTTGAAAAGATGCCAAAGCTACAGGGATTTGAGTTCTGGAGACATACTTTGCAAGGGGCAAATTATGTAGTTGCACCTATGGTAGATCAGAGTGAACTGGCTTGGAGACTATTGAGCCGTCGCCATGGAGCTCAGTTATGCTACACACCTATGTTACATGCTCAAGTGTTTGTTCGAGATGCCAACTATCGAAAGGAAAATCTGTATTGTGATGTGTGTCCTGAGGATCGCCCCCTTATTGTACAG TTCTGTGCCAATGATCCAGAAGTATTTGTCAAGGCTGCTCTCCTGGCTCAAGATTATTGTGATGCCATAGATCTGAATTTGGGATGTCCTCAAATGATTGCCAAGAGAG gTCATTATGGAGCCTTCTTACAAGAAGAGTGGGATCTACTTCAGAGAATGA tcctGTTGGCACATGAGAAACTCTCTGTTCCAGTCACCTGCAAAATCCGTGTCTTCCCCGAAATCGACAAGACTGTGAAATATGCTCAGTTGCTGGAGAAAGCTGGCTGTCAG TTATTAACTGTTCATGGACGTACCAAGGAACAGAAGGGTCCGCTATCTGGAATTGCATCCTGGGAGCATATAAAGGCCGTGCG AAAGGCAGTGAATATCCCTGTATTTGCAAATGGAAACATCCAATACCTTCATGATGTAGAAAAGTGCATCCAGGAAACAGGAGTGCATGGAGTAATGAGTGCAG AGGGTAACCTGCACAATCCAGCTTTGTTTGAGGGCCGAAACCCCCTGGTGTGGGAGATGGCTGAGGAATATCTGGAGATTGTTCAACAGCACCCCTGCCCCTTGTCCTATGTCCGGGCTCACCTCTTCAAACTGTGGCATCACAC GCTACAAATACATCAGCAGCTTCGGGAAGAACTAGCTAAAGTAAAGACCTTGGAAGGGATTGCTGATGTTAGCAGAGAGCTGAAGCTACGTTGTCAG GAGGAAATGGCCAgtcagaaggaaggagagaagccTAAAGGAGGATTACCTTTCTTCCATTGGATCTGTCAACCATATGTCCGACCTGG GCCTAAAGAGGTGAGCAAGGAGAATGGCAGCACTGATCGCAGCACACGGGGAAAGCGAGccttggaggaggaggaggaggatgggagttcagacTTTCTCTCAAAGAAcaagcagaaaaagaaactgaggaaccCAAACAAAAACTTTGATCCTTCTTTGAAAC CAAAATATGCAAAGTGTGACCAGTGTGGAAACCCAAAG GGCAATAAATGCGTTTTTAACCTGTGCCGGGGCTGCTGCAAGAAGAGAGCTTTCAAAGAAACTGCAGATTGTCCAG GCCATGGATTGCTTTTTAAAACCAAATCAGAGAAGTCCCTTGCATGGAAGGGTGGCCGGCCCAGCTTGCAGGAACCCCAGTCCAGGGATCCAGGGATGAAGGAACCTGGTGGATTCCCCAAAGCTGTGGGTAGTGTAGGATGA
- the DUS1L gene encoding tRNA-dihydrouridine(16/17) synthase [NAD(P)(+)]-like isoform X2, whose amino-acid sequence MPKLQGFEFWRHTLQGANYVVAPMVDQSELAWRLLSRRHGAQLCYTPMLHAQVFVRDANYRKENLYCDVCPEDRPLIVQFCANDPEVFVKAALLAQDYCDAIDLNLGCPQMIAKRGHYGAFLQEEWDLLQRMILLAHEKLSVPVTCKIRVFPEIDKTVKYAQLLEKAGCQLLTVHGRTKEQKGPLSGIASWEHIKAVRKAVNIPVFANGNIQYLHDVEKCIQETGVHGVMSAEGNLHNPALFEGRNPLVWEMAEEYLEIVQQHPCPLSYVRAHLFKLWHHTLQIHQQLREELAKVKTLEGIADVSRELKLRCQEEMASQKEGEKPKGGLPFFHWICQPYVRPGPKEVSKENGSTDRSTRGKRALEEEEEDGSSDFLSKNKQKKKLRNPNKNFDPSLKPKYAKCDQCGNPKGNKCVFNLCRGCCKKRAFKETADCPGHGLLFKTKSEKSLAWKGGRPSLQEPQSRDPGMKEPGGFPKAVGSVG is encoded by the exons ATGCCAAAGCTACAGGGATTTGAGTTCTGGAGACATACTTTGCAAGGGGCAAATTATGTAGTTGCACCTATGGTAGATCAGAGTGAACTGGCTTGGAGACTATTGAGCCGTCGCCATGGAGCTCAGTTATGCTACACACCTATGTTACATGCTCAAGTGTTTGTTCGAGATGCCAACTATCGAAAGGAAAATCTGTATTGTGATGTGTGTCCTGAGGATCGCCCCCTTATTGTACAG TTCTGTGCCAATGATCCAGAAGTATTTGTCAAGGCTGCTCTCCTGGCTCAAGATTATTGTGATGCCATAGATCTGAATTTGGGATGTCCTCAAATGATTGCCAAGAGAG gTCATTATGGAGCCTTCTTACAAGAAGAGTGGGATCTACTTCAGAGAATGA tcctGTTGGCACATGAGAAACTCTCTGTTCCAGTCACCTGCAAAATCCGTGTCTTCCCCGAAATCGACAAGACTGTGAAATATGCTCAGTTGCTGGAGAAAGCTGGCTGTCAG TTATTAACTGTTCATGGACGTACCAAGGAACAGAAGGGTCCGCTATCTGGAATTGCATCCTGGGAGCATATAAAGGCCGTGCG AAAGGCAGTGAATATCCCTGTATTTGCAAATGGAAACATCCAATACCTTCATGATGTAGAAAAGTGCATCCAGGAAACAGGAGTGCATGGAGTAATGAGTGCAG AGGGTAACCTGCACAATCCAGCTTTGTTTGAGGGCCGAAACCCCCTGGTGTGGGAGATGGCTGAGGAATATCTGGAGATTGTTCAACAGCACCCCTGCCCCTTGTCCTATGTCCGGGCTCACCTCTTCAAACTGTGGCATCACAC GCTACAAATACATCAGCAGCTTCGGGAAGAACTAGCTAAAGTAAAGACCTTGGAAGGGATTGCTGATGTTAGCAGAGAGCTGAAGCTACGTTGTCAG GAGGAAATGGCCAgtcagaaggaaggagagaagccTAAAGGAGGATTACCTTTCTTCCATTGGATCTGTCAACCATATGTCCGACCTGG GCCTAAAGAGGTGAGCAAGGAGAATGGCAGCACTGATCGCAGCACACGGGGAAAGCGAGccttggaggaggaggaggaggatgggagttcagacTTTCTCTCAAAGAAcaagcagaaaaagaaactgaggaaccCAAACAAAAACTTTGATCCTTCTTTGAAAC CAAAATATGCAAAGTGTGACCAGTGTGGAAACCCAAAG GGCAATAAATGCGTTTTTAACCTGTGCCGGGGCTGCTGCAAGAAGAGAGCTTTCAAAGAAACTGCAGATTGTCCAG GCCATGGATTGCTTTTTAAAACCAAATCAGAGAAGTCCCTTGCATGGAAGGGTGGCCGGCCCAGCTTGCAGGAACCCCAGTCCAGGGATCCAGGGATGAAGGAACCTGGTGGATTCCCCAAAGCTGTGGGTAGTGTAGGATGA